agccacggccgttgggcacagggctgcaagtttaaaagttgttttttaggacaataactgcatcacctgccgaacagaccccaggacagatcttggattaaaagcagctatctgaaggtacaagtggtttggggggggggggtcagagtgtgGGTACGGTCGCTTTAAGCCCATGTTGTACCATGTTATATAAAAACCCAGAAGTATGTATCTTCTTGCAGTTGCGATCGACTCCTCAAAGTATACATTTCACAATAAGTACATTGAAGGACATCACAATAGGCAACACTCAGGTGAACGCAACCTTTAATACCAGAGACATTCACTGCAGAGAAGAGTATGCACATAATCAGTAAGTGTCTAACATCCTAAGGAGACCCCTGAACAGAGACGAGAGAAGTCACTTCGACAAGTCAGACGGCGGTCCTATGCGGTGATGACAGATCCACATTAGAGAGCTCCGGAATTTAATTGCTTTCCCGCACTGACCCTGCGGACAATGTAGAACCTGTAATGAGGCGCTCGGAGGCCGCTGTCTGAACAAACCAGAATTTTTGGATAATAAAATAGAAAGGatttacataaaaatatacattatTCCTGAAACAGACAACAGATTCTCAGAGTCTGACTTATGTACATGGGTCCATTAGAGGGATTCATAGCGAATATTCGTCATTCAGATTCAGTATGGCTTTAATACATTATTTCTAGAGTGAATTTAGAGGAATTTTCCATATCTGTATTTAGAGGAAATTTAACTATATGTCCTCAGGTTGGAGCAGCAGTGATTGAGAGGTTATGaagttagggcccttgcacactaaggaaatcacgTGGATAACATGCTGCGGATTCCGTGCATGCTCCCACTTGTctctctgcctgtcccataggcttgattctatgcttgggcggattcagCTGACCgaccaaagaattaacatgttggaattagagatgagcgaacctggagcatgcttgagtcgatccgaacccgaactttcaacatttgattatcggtggctgctgaagttggataaagccctaaggctatgtggaaaacatggatatagtcattggctgtatccatgttttccagacaaccttagagctttatccaagttcagcagccccagctaatcaaatgccgaaagttcgggttcagatcgactcaaacccgaacccggttcgctcttctctagtcgGAATCTGTCTGAAGCCTATGGGACTAGCGGAATTTGAAgtaggaggggggaaggggggcgagCAACGGAACCTGAAGTTATCCGCAcgatttctgtagtgtgcaagggccctgccCCTTATGCATCAGTGGTCCTGGGACAATGCAAAGACAAGGTCTAAGGTTGGACTGTAGGTGGTGACTGTAGAGGGTTATTTTTCTCTCCACTCGTAGTTCCGTTCAACGAGCCAGTAGATTGGCCTATTATAGATTATAGATGGTCACACATAATATTGGTCAAACCGGTCTATTTTTGTTGGACTGTCCAAGAATTGTATGTAAAACTTTCAGCCTTTCAGTTCAATCAGCAAACATTAAGCTGGAAAAAAGGATAACATTTCAACATACTCCATCCTTTTGTTTGGAATGGAGATAAGCTGCCGCCAGAAGTGGTTAACAGTGGCtttccaggggtgtcaaactaaggccctccagcttttgcaaaactacaattcccaccatgacTGGACATTATAATGTCCAATcataataggaattgtagttttgcaacagctgtagggcctgagtttgacaccagtgTTTTAGACCCTATAGAGGGGGGTGACTATTGGACAAATCAGGGTATTACATGTAATAAAGCCAGCGATCGCCTGGTGAACAAGCAAATGCTCCCTTGTAGTCCcaccattaggtacattgctgATTTACCCTAATCGATTCGCGCCAGCGTTGGGATGACGATGGATGGtcttttcccgagcaccggcctgccctggagcactgggggcagtccCTCCACCCCCTAGTGCGGCgatatcctctcccctctgtaatgTGCCTCCATTGATACTAATAGAGCggcgtcacagaggagagggggttttgtcacactggggggtggcATCCTCTCGCCGACACCGATcgtttaaggtaaaaaaaaaaagcagcgatgtacctgatggtacattcgctttaattctgaaatgtaaaaaaataattgcCTACTGGCCGAACTTTTCCCCTGGTAATAGGCTTTCCTTTACAGGGTGGCTTAGGCCATGTAATACTCTCCTATTGAGAACACATGCACACTAGGCTGAACCAAGCaatcatgtgtatagaggagtcACCAGGAATAACTGGCCACctttaaggagttatccagtggcACTGtggcaacatttttttcttatagatGGCTGAGGTTGGTGTAAAAGTAAAAGTGATACTAACCTAACCCAATCCCCTGCAGCTTTCTCTGATGgctcctggtccccactcctCACTGGTTCCTGTAATAAGTTGAACCCATAGGAGCTTCAAACTTCCTGTTCATTCCTGTGAGATGAAATAATTGCAGAAACCAGGAGGCTTAGGTTACAGGCTGGGGTGAGAGCCATTAAAACGGCAGCTGctggggatcagggtaggtgagtatcacctattttttatttttttacaccaatCTTGgccatatataattttattttgccatcagggataacaagctgagatgggaatacccctttaatgccagacaaccccttaaccGAAAGAAATCGCCCCTTTTGTGCTTCTTGGAAACAACCTGGAGAATGAGATGATCGAAACTGGTGACCATAAGCAAAAAATTGGTGAAAGGGCCAGCCCTATGTAAAAACGTATTTCTATTGAGTGCCGTACAATAAACAAACATGAGTACAATGTATATGAGACAGGACAGGTGCCATGTTGTCTTTCTTTTAGGCGGCACAAAGGCAGAAATGATCCTATTGTATCCTAACACAATCTCATGTAGCCCTGAATAATAATAtcaaataacaaaataaatattcATATAACAAAGCTCTGCCGTATTAATTTAAGTACTCTTGGGATAAGGTTCTGCCGTACCTGGCAGACTTAAACTTCAGTTCATGGTAACACTGTACAAAACTGTGGTATATGAATGTTATTGGCAATGCAAGGAGGACAATCCCGCTGACCACGCACACCCCTCCGAGTATTCTGCCAGGGACAGATATAGGGTACATGTCTCCATAGCCTACGGTGGTCATGGAAATAATCACCCACCAGCAGGCTGCCGGTATACTCGAATAGTCCTCATTTTTGTTCTCAAGGTCCAAGCCGTGTTCAAGAAGCTGAGAAAGTGCGCCAAAAATGGCCATGGCCACGCAAATAAACACCAGCAACATGACCATCTCCCGGTAGCAGCGTTTCAAGGTGAGGCCGAGCGTCTGGAGACCGATGAAGTGTCTTGCCAGTTTTATGACCCAAAAAATTCTCATCATCCTCAAGACTCTTAGCGTCACGCCAGCTCTCTGCAACTGAGGGTTTTCCCCCGTGAAAAGAGTCATGAGCACGGAGACGTAATAGGGAGTGATCGCCAGCAGGTCGATGATATTTAAGGGCCTTTTCACAAACTCACACTTATTCTTGGAGACAATGAACCTGACGATGCACTCTGCCGTGAACCAGCCAATGCAGATAGCTTCAATTATCCTGCCGAGAGAAAACATGTTGAATTATTTATTTTCATAATGATATTTGAAAGGGCGTCCTTCACCGCCATAACAGCCGTGCCACTTTTAACCCCGTGATTTAAGTAAGCAACGATAGGTTCATGTAAATACAgaaaaacatacagaaaatatacaaatggaaaaaaacaactaaaggccccattacactaagcgattatctgcTGTATTCGGTCGatatcggctgataatcgctttgggTAATagaagagaatgatcagccgacatacgcgatgtcggctgatcgttgtttttcaacaggctgaaactcAGTCAGCCTGGGAATGATCTGCTACCgtccctctgtgtaataggagcggcgacagtagaccgccgctatctcctatgggctgcctggactatTTATTGATCGCCCGGgctgcccccccgcagctccccgcaggACCCCCCGCCTCGCAGCACTGCGGCCGCCAGAGattccagccagagtgtatactatgggggagatttatcaaacttggtgtaaagtgaaactggatcagttgcccctagcaaccaatcagattccacctttcattttccaaagagtctgtgaggaatgaaaggtggaatctgattggttgctaggggcaactgagccagtttcactttacaccatgtttgataaatctccccatctgtgtatacactccgtccgggattccctctgactctAATGCAACGTAAAATTTCTATTAATTATTGATTAATTatgattaatagaaattttagttgtgtgaacgtagccttaatgtaatcctgtgtccgataatgccatttggagcactggtcCACCCCGGCCGACATCCTTCTACTTTGGCTCCAAGTGGAATAATCCTGGCACCACCTCTATAATATCCATATACTGTATTAAAGGGAtgatttttatttcatatttgAAAGACAATGTCCGATCACGGCCTTATCTTCCAGACTATATTACTACAACCGACAAGCTTAGGTACAAAATACATACGCACAAAGGTTTCACGTCAGTAATATGATTTAATAAACCTATTTATCCATCTGACTATTATATTGGAGAAGCATCATCCATATTGTGATATTTCCATAAAAATGTCAACCTCTAAGTCATTCTCTAACAAACCGGGAAAGGTTGAAGGGCCGGCTCATATGTTTCTGCTCAAAACCTCTGAAAAGGTTAAAGGCCTTCAAGTTAAAGTCTTTATGAAGTCTTATAGAAAAGGGCAAAGACGTAGTGATGTTTCTCCCTCCGCGAGGTATCTCATGATAGGTCAGGAGAATGCCATTAATATAGACACATGGACTACTATGAGGACTGGTTGACAAGGATTCCAGGCCTTCCTGTCTACTGGGTAGAAGCTGTGAGTCGTGGTCTGATCACTGGCTGCTGTCGCTAATGGAAGGTTCACAGCTGGTGACGTTGGAGTGACCTCTGACCTTTTATGGATTTTATTGCATGGAGAGTTATTTTCCTTTCCATCCTACTAAGTGTCAAATAGAAATTTCAGACCTTGTCCATAGAAACACATAAACTCTGAAAGAGAACTATCACCATATGGGTCATTTAGAgtttattcccaagcaccggcccggcatgaagcacctGGGAAAGGCCGCCGGCACCCAGTGTGCTgatcttccctcccctctgtaatgcagctccattcattctaatggagccgtgtcacagagtggAGGGAGTTTTGTCACAGTGGGGGGGTACTGGGCCTTTATCCAATGCTTCATGCCGGGTTGGTGCTCGGAAATAAACCAGTGCCGTGTGCGGGAACTGGGCGACAgttcaaaaaaaaaggaccatggcaccagcatccctCCACTGGTgctagtctattcatgtaaaaactgCTCGGCACCAGCATGGGAGTCCCGGTAGCGTGGTTCTTTTTTCAAAATGGTTTCCACGCTCTGCGTCATTTTTTGCTTGAGGTGCTCTCCCCAATGTGATGAAAACCCTTCCCCTTGGTGCCGTGTTTCCATTACAATTAAGCAGCGACGCATTACAGAGAGGAAGGGTTATGGTCACACCTGAGGGAGACGGGCCTGCCCTCAGTGCTCTAAGCCGGGCCAGTGCCCAAGCAAAGGACCGTGCCACCTGGATCCCGGCACCGGCATCAAGCAGGTAATGCAAATTTTTTATTGCAATACCTGTTATTCAGGACCTGCTTTCAGGACCGAGCtaactttttttctttgcacttttttttcctccttgtctgcTGCAGACCCACATAAGCTCTTACATtctgcgacaccaattgtactttgtaatgtttttcataaaatatgcagcaaaactggaaattatatatatatatatatatatatatatatatatatatacactgtatattggggggggggtgaaattgaaaaacaaaagctATTTTTGGAAGTTTCGGGGGGATGGGGGTTCTGAATGTTTGTCTTCACAGCGTTTGCCATGTGGTAAACCGGACGTATTATGTATATTCCTCAACTCAGTATGATTATGATAGAACATTTATAGAACTTTTATTTTCTCTTACTACTTAAAAGCAAAGTTAAACTGCGCTTAAAACTGCCTTATAGGaatgtgtactttttattggaACCTCACTTATATttatgtacttttttcttaatcactttatattatttttttctggatgtgatgtgaccaaaaatcagcaattttgtacattgtacattgtacattgagatcagtaatgtgatattTTAGTAATTTGTGTGATTCCCTTCTTgacaataccaaatatgctttttactatttttttctatatatatataaaaaaaaataggaatggggggtgattcaaacttttattatagggtgtttttcattatatatatatatatatatatatatatatatatttttttttttttttttaaacatttttgtaGTTTCCTAAAAGGACTCCCATGAGCagtaccatgattgctcataggaatcagtgcagtacctatgtactgcattcATCTATTATATTACAGCTCAACAAGCTGAAGCAATTACAGAGGCCTCAGGCTGCACTGGCATCATATTGGCTCCCTGTGATCTCACTGCAGGGAGCCAATCCCCCACCGGACCACCAATGCAGGTACTGTATGTGATAGCCATGTAAAtgctgcatctaaatggttaaatagtcCCCAGCTGCTATGAGCCATTCATAGGTGCCATGTATAGAGCAGTCTCGAGTCCTGAACCCGTTCTATAAACTGTTGGCGACGCCAGGACAAGCAACTGGTTAAAGGAGTGCTCCAAATTGGgggaaaatgttttcaaatcaactggtgtctgaaagttatactgatttgtaaaagacttctttttaaaaatgtctagccttccagtacttatcagctgttgtatgacctgcaggaagtggtgtattctttccagtcttaaacattgctctctgctgccacctctgtccatgtcaggaactgcccagagcagtaccAAACCCCTATCTTAGTCAATAAAGTCTGAGATGGGACTGTCCATCGGATTGTGATGGCCAATGGGTGTCTATTTCCTAAGTTTTGGCCGCCTCTGATTGCCACATGCTGAAGGGATAGGGTTGGGGAGATAGCTAGAGATCCCAGCCGTGGAACCCAGGAGAcatttatgacatgtcctatactgtaataaaaaaaaaaactaaattgtgCTAATAATTCTATATATGGATCACAAAATCCACATATATTGCCATATGAAGTTGGTATATAAAGTTTTACAATCTATATAAATAGCTCAGTACTGAGAACAGTAATAATTGGTGCAGTTTCAATCATCAACCCTCTATGGAGAGCTTCGGTTTTAGCAAATGTCCCTATAGTATTTAATATTCAGGCCGGACTTTGCAGCACAAGGAACAACAGTTCTATTTATAGGGGTAGCAGCTGTCACATGCTTTTGTCTTTCCTCAGAAAAGAATAAGAAACCATAATGCCTTAAAATAAAGCATGGATGGTACATGTGCAGCCAAATGGCATGTCATCGAGGTAGTGTCACTATGTTGTGTTCTGTATAAGGAATGTCGGGGGCGCCACTGAAGATCTGCCACCTGAAgtatatgattattattattacattttgttGTACTATTAGTTGATTATTTTATATAACATAATATTCAACTCTCTAATACCAAGGGAAGAACAATCCTGCTGCCACagttccctagaggtttcctccacaggggttttttcagTCCTGAGTGTAAGAGGATGATGACTCTGAGAGCCAAGAATTTTCTGTGTTTAGCAATttttatgaaaagttatgtttgaggatttgaatctgtatattatggcggaaagaagagaaagagagggcagaaaaaatgaactcaagaacaagggaaCACAGTCAGAGTTTGTTAAtttgggaaagatcagaagcaacgtgagaaattaCTACTTTACTGAAagggtagtagatgcttggaataaacttccagcagatgtggtaggtaaatttacaataactgaatgtaaacctgcctgggatatacatatactgtatctatcctaagataataagaaagaaaataccatAAGGACAGACTAGAAGGAACAGCAGACTCCCAGAAGCCAGGTGAAACTATTGGGTCATATCCCTATCTAGTACGAAACAAAGTGCGAGAACTGATTGACTGTGTACAAATTGATCAGAATTCGATGAAAAGACCCATCAGGCTGACCAATTATTGGGAGTGAATGGCCACACGTAGGATCACTGGATCATCCACTTAAATATTCGTGTCCATCTTGTTGGCAGCAGATCCCCCGAAGAACGATTTGTACTATGTCTCCGATCAGCCGACGATCAATTATTCGCTCATCCCTTTGCTTGTTGTGATGCCTTTttaccaataattggcctgtttAGACGATAACTGCAATGGCAAAGCGTCACAGCTAGAGACTACTGTACAaactgtttaagggtgccttcacacttaccgtatcgcagtagaaaatccgctgcggatccgcagcagatccgcagcggatttaactaaatgaatgaacacagcattaaatccgcacttacaaatctgctgcggatccgcagcggatttgactgtgcgtatttaatgctgtgttcgttcatttagttaaatctgctgcggatccgcagcggattttctactgcgatacggtaggtgtgaaggcaccctaaaagtggtgacaagaggatgatgggagtcagGAGCCGCTAATAAATTTCCAGATGACACTTTTGTTTTGGCTAATAGACTTGGAGGCCCCCATGCTCGCATCCTGTCACTGCTGATGACAATGCGCCATAACACTTCAGCTGGTGACTGCTTCTCGCTGGAGGGACATGCTGGGCTGGATTTTATAGACTGCAGTGTGTCTACGCAGGTAATGGATGTTCCTTAAGAAGTGCACTGTGGTGTGGAGACAGATCCCAGCGTGGCTGGTAAGGAAAGCTTCAAAGAAGTAAATCGGTTTCAGCAATGTATACAAACCAAGTGTCATAATGACGCTGCTGCCGAGGCCACAAAGACAGAATCACAACATTCATAAACTATAGATATCATGACTATTTAGGTAGAGGGGCATTCAAGTTTCAGCAAATACAggatatatattgtagggatcttcccgggggatggtgtgtttggacacagttcagacagcaaacttggacttataaaaacagctgggtgtttattagctgcataaacagtcctcaacagaaatgtagcaataccatgcttttcagaacaaaacaaaaaggtccttgcccgtctgggcacttagtaacacaggtctcctatctgactcttcagtaggcagtatcacagggtatgaataggccccagcggcggcagtattcgttgctcccaggagatacagcatgcaagctgttcacccctggctgagagcaatccctttcagactgaccagagcttttgccttctcaggctgattgggatcagagctcacctgatcccaaaacccacactggatcgagggggagggaatggcaggtcccactaccaacctacccaccattccagtaaatccggcccggaaaatttaaagaacaactcagcagcatatcactgctgagtgacaggtctcttccagatttaccatctccccataagcagtagtctgggtgagatgtacctcccctcgagcacttttcctgtgacatgtccacatatcccccccctctttttcagaccggagggctgagcattctgtccccacagacagtgtacccttgatagggcgtcagcatttgcctgtaactttcctggcctgtgttccactgtaaaattaaagttttggagggatagaaaccatctagtcaccctcgcatttttctccttgttcagcttcatccatgttaggggggcatggtctgtaactaacttgaattttctacctagcaagtagtaccttagggactctagggcccatttcactgccagacattctcgctcaacaatggcgtagtttttttcggccggggatagcttcctgcttaagtacatcaccgggtgttcctcgccattcacgacctgcgagaggacggcacctaaccctgtattagaggcatctgtctggaccagaaattcttgcctaaagtcaggggtaactagcacaggttgttgacacaaggcagatttaaggctttgaaaagccttctcggcctctggagtccatgtcaccattgcggacttcgcaccctttgtcaggtcagttagcggggctgcaactgtggtaaagtttggcacaaacctacggtaatagcccgtaatacccaggaaagctctgacctgtttctttgtgaggggtttgggccaattctgtattgcctcaattttatttagttgtggtttcactaaccccctcccaataatgtatcccaggtatttggcctcctctaaggctagtgcacacttctctgcattgatggttaaccccgcaccacttatggcctctaacaccgcctggaccttacagaggtgactttcccaatcagggctaaaaatgaccacatcatcgaggtaggcagcggagtaatcacgatgtggtcgcagaatcaagtccatcaacctctgaaaagtggcaggggctccatgtaacccgaatggcatcactacgtattggaagagcccatcaggggtggagaatgcagtcttctctctagcctcaggagtgagggggatctgccagtagccctttgtgagatcgagggtggttatgtacctggcactacccattctctcaatcaactcatccaccctgggcatggggtaggcatcgaacttggagatctcatttaactttctaaagtcattacagaacctccaagttccattgggctttgggattaacacaatcgggctggaccactcgctctgggacacctcaatgactcctaggtcaagcatacgttttacctcggctgacaccgcctccctccgtgcttctggtatcctatagggcttaaggtttactctgcttctaggctcagtttcaatgtgatggtgaatgagatgcgtacgccctgggaggtcagaaaacttgtctttatttttct
This sequence is a window from Dendropsophus ebraccatus isolate aDenEbr1 chromosome 15, aDenEbr1.pat, whole genome shotgun sequence. Protein-coding genes within it:
- the KCNG3 gene encoding voltage-gated potassium channel regulatory subunit KCNG3 isoform X2; the protein is MNFSRDPFILNVGGARYSFSQDVIKDFPLRRVSRLHGCSSEKDVLEVCDDYDQERNEYFFDRHSEAFGFIMMYVKYGKLRFVPQMCELSFYNEMIYWGLECSQLEYCCQRRLDDRMSDTYTYMSDETKPDENTAKEDPQAPGEKKWLERMRRTFEEPTSSLAAQILAVISILFVIVSMVVLCASTLPDWKTAENRSVEEHRIIEAICIGWFTAECIVRFIVSKNKCEFVKRPLNIIDLLAITPYYVSVLMTLFTGENPQLQRAGVTLRVLRMMRIFWVIKLARHFIGLQTLGLTLKRCYREMVMLLVFICVAMAIFGALSQLLEHGLDLENKNEDYSSIPAACWWVIISMTTVGYGDMYPISVPGRILGGVCVVSGIVLLALPITFIYHSFVQCYHELKFKSARYGRTLSQEYLN
- the KCNG3 gene encoding voltage-gated potassium channel regulatory subunit KCNG3 isoform X1: MNFSRDPFILNVGGARYSFSQDVIKDFPLRRVSRLHGCSSEKDVLEVCDDYDQERNEYFFDRHSEAFGFIMMYVKYGKLRFVPQMCELSFYNEMIYWGLECSQLEYCCQRRLDDRMSDTYTYMSDETKPDENTAKEDPQAPGEKKWLERMRRTFEEPTSSLAAQILAVISILFVIVSMVVLCASTLPDWKTAENRSVEEHRYTASLWEPSGIIEAICIGWFTAECIVRFIVSKNKCEFVKRPLNIIDLLAITPYYVSVLMTLFTGENPQLQRAGVTLRVLRMMRIFWVIKLARHFIGLQTLGLTLKRCYREMVMLLVFICVAMAIFGALSQLLEHGLDLENKNEDYSSIPAACWWVIISMTTVGYGDMYPISVPGRILGGVCVVSGIVLLALPITFIYHSFVQCYHELKFKSARYGRTLSQEYLN